The DNA window AAAAAAACGCCCCGGGTCCGAGGGCTCGGTCCCGGGGCGTTGCTGGTGACAGCTTTTTGACGATCCTTGCTAGTTACAGGAGGTTGACGATCCGCTCGGCGAGGCCCTTCTCGCCGAGCACCACGCTGAGCTTCCCTTCGCCAGCGACCCGCTCCAGGACTTCCAGTTCCCGTAGACGCATCAACGTGGGGTTATCGGCCAGCAGCTTGGCCGTGTTCGCCTGGCTGCGCATGGCGGCCGTTTCCTCCCGCCGCGCAATCAGGTTCGCCTCGGCCGCCTTGCGGGCTTCGGTAACCTTGTTCATCAGCTCCTTCATATCGCCTGGCAGGATGATGTCGCGGATACCGGCCGACAGGACTTCCAGGCCCAGCTGGCTGGCCCGGCCGCGGATCTGCTGCTCCAGTTCCGCCACCAGCGCATCCTTGTCGCCCAGCACGGCGTCGAGCTCGCGGACCCCCACGACCGCCCGCAACGCCAGCTGCGCTTCGCGGTACAGGGCCTGCCGCACGTCGTCGCTCGCGGTGACCGCCTGACGCGCGTCGACGATGCGGTATCCCACCAGGGCGTTCAACCGCAGCGTGACCTTGTCCGCCGTCATCACTTCCTGACCGCCGACATCGATCACGGTTTCCCGCGTATCGACTTCCGCGATCTGAATCTCGGCCGCTCCCTGCCAGAAGGCGTACAGTCCCGGCGCCAGCGTTTCCTGGTACCGGCCGTTCTGGAACAGCACGCCCTCAAAGTGCCGCTGCAGGTTCCGCACGTCGAGCAGCCGGGCCGCCAGCGGCGACCGGGCGATGATCTTCAGGTCATGGTGCTCGAACCGCGCCTCCCGGGCGTCGACCACTTCAATCGTCACCTTCCGCTGGCCCGTCCAGTACGCGTACAGCCCCGGCGCCAGGATGTGGCTGAAGCGACCCTCCACCCAGATCAGCGCCCGCTGGTAATCCTTCAGGTCGATGACCTCGGCCATCCCCGTCAGCGCGCCGGAGCGGATGATCACGTCGAGCTGCTCGTGCTGCAGCCACGGGTCCCGCTGGGAGACCACCTGCACGCGCACGCGGTCCAGCGGATCCAGCAGCCAGTGCGAACCGGCGCGGAGCAGTCCCTGGAACTCGTCGTTGCGGAAGAGCAGTCCGATCTCGTAGCTGCGAATCTTGAAGTGCTTCAGGAACATGATGCTCGTACCTCCGTACAGGTTTTGCCGGTTCCGCAACCCGCGTTCTGGATCCGGAACGATCGCCTTTCACCGCAGCGAAAGCAGGCGC is part of the Lignipirellula cremea genome and encodes:
- a CDS encoding slipin family protein, with the protein product MFLKHFKIRSYEIGLLFRNDEFQGLLRAGSHWLLDPLDRVRVQVVSQRDPWLQHEQLDVIIRSGALTGMAEVIDLKDYQRALIWVEGRFSHILAPGLYAYWTGQRKVTIEVVDAREARFEHHDLKIIARSPLAARLLDVRNLQRHFEGVLFQNGRYQETLAPGLYAFWQGAAEIQIAEVDTRETVIDVGGQEVMTADKVTLRLNALVGYRIVDARQAVTASDDVRQALYREAQLALRAVVGVRELDAVLGDKDALVAELEQQIRGRASQLGLEVLSAGIRDIILPGDMKELMNKVTEARKAAEANLIARREETAAMRSQANTAKLLADNPTLMRLRELEVLERVAGEGKLSVVLGEKGLAERIVNLL